In a genomic window of Sphingomonas lutea:
- the ppk2 gene encoding polyphosphate kinase 2 has product MSGDSKLNRPEYEALLKPLGKELVSLSRWVGEKGKRIVVIFEGRDTAGKGGSIDMFARVLNPRQCRVVALPSPSKREQSQWYFQRYIDHLPAAGEIVLFDRSWYNRAGVEKVMGYADEAQVEAFLKAVPEFERHLVDDGIMLFKYWLCCDQSVQELRFGNRLRNPMKRWKLSPIDQQARLHYDAYTEAREEMLRVTHTDFAPWTLIEFNDQQVGRLTLLRDFLDRVPDTELPLAEIDWPPLDHEPSKERYSVLQPLEPYKLPDEIEQRDMIHSWD; this is encoded by the coding sequence ATGAGTGGGGACAGCAAGCTCAACCGTCCGGAATATGAGGCGCTTCTGAAGCCGCTGGGCAAGGAGCTCGTCTCCTTGTCGCGCTGGGTGGGCGAGAAGGGCAAGCGCATCGTCGTCATTTTCGAAGGGCGCGACACGGCCGGCAAGGGCGGATCGATCGACATGTTCGCGCGCGTGCTCAACCCGCGCCAGTGCCGCGTCGTCGCGCTGCCCAGTCCGTCCAAGCGCGAACAGAGCCAATGGTATTTCCAGCGCTACATAGACCACTTGCCGGCGGCGGGCGAGATCGTGCTGTTCGACCGCAGCTGGTACAATCGCGCCGGCGTCGAAAAGGTCATGGGCTATGCCGATGAGGCGCAGGTCGAAGCCTTTTTGAAAGCCGTGCCGGAATTCGAGCGGCATTTGGTCGACGACGGCATCATGCTGTTCAAATATTGGCTGTGCTGCGACCAGTCGGTGCAGGAATTGCGCTTCGGCAACCGGCTGCGCAACCCGATGAAGCGCTGGAAGCTGTCGCCGATCGACCAGCAGGCGCGGCTCCACTACGACGCCTACACCGAGGCGCGAGAAGAGATGCTGAGGGTCACGCATACCGACTTCGCGCCGTGGACCCTGATCGAATTCAACGACCAGCAGGTCGGGCGGCTGACGTTGCTGCGCGACTTCCTCGACCGCGTGCCGGATACCGAGTTGCCGCTGGCCGAAATCGACTGGCCGCCGCTCGATCACGAGCCGTCGAAGGAGCGCTACAGCGTCCTCCAGCCGCTTGAGCCGTACAAGCTGCCCGACGAGATCGAGCAGCGCGACATGATCCATAGCTGGGATTGA
- a CDS encoding RNA-directed DNA polymerase, with protein sequence MATFGLDGPLIKRLKKEVDVGRVRQDQFNDFFVLPQLDAIYVHCADKLKDLVAEKLSKSAYGPKSPIEMEVPKGTRVSTRQAPIIGPNYFRPGTVLLPEDRIVYHFIGQEAQPIAEKGIDRDHVYSYKPAKKKGEGFLLASGQWTALREAFEIEATSGKYTLVLKCDVAQYFTTVNQHELVNQLEHQGFSSEMVKFTERFLGGLTIDRSSRGLVQGSFGSDVLGNAYLIGVDEFVGDSGLAYYRYVDDYYILFETQDQLKDLFPRFVKRLREYDLALNESKSFITLPKRLLRDETELDKAFARAKAEAEELLTDYEEVEVEGDYGSESYIETVETVPDQEEVELAATHEIFDRLEEFKGDERDRAEAFCLAFFRRASDPAALDYVLSRWARSPDKAKEYALYLNRFVADEKHRPKIDKAFVDAAEQMLDFQWAWAALIARRMTKVSGELLALAAKYQSDGDRHEVVRSLLTYIVCRQGSPARKKAIRDGYAGAPLLVQLATLHASGDFTSAEQAGLLTTAEAHGELQGLMCDAVRAAKKAAK encoded by the coding sequence ATGGCTACGTTTGGTCTGGATGGCCCACTTATTAAGCGTCTCAAGAAAGAGGTTGATGTTGGGCGTGTCCGACAGGACCAGTTCAATGACTTCTTTGTGTTACCGCAACTCGACGCCATCTACGTACATTGCGCAGACAAGTTGAAAGATTTGGTAGCTGAGAAGCTATCCAAAAGTGCTTACGGCCCAAAGTCGCCTATCGAAATGGAAGTTCCAAAAGGAACTCGCGTCTCCACGAGGCAGGCGCCAATAATCGGCCCAAACTACTTCCGCCCGGGAACCGTCCTTCTTCCTGAGGATCGGATCGTATATCACTTCATTGGGCAAGAGGCTCAGCCGATTGCTGAAAAGGGGATAGATAGGGATCACGTATACAGTTACAAACCAGCGAAGAAGAAAGGTGAGGGCTTTCTACTGGCTTCTGGGCAGTGGACTGCTCTCCGCGAAGCTTTCGAGATCGAGGCGACTTCTGGCAAATACACCCTAGTTTTGAAGTGTGACGTTGCGCAATATTTCACTACCGTTAATCAGCATGAGTTGGTTAATCAGCTTGAACACCAAGGTTTCTCTTCAGAAATGGTGAAATTTACGGAGAGATTTCTAGGCGGACTGACAATAGACCGAAGCTCCCGCGGATTGGTTCAAGGTTCATTTGGATCGGACGTTCTTGGAAACGCTTACCTTATTGGTGTCGATGAATTCGTAGGGGATAGCGGACTCGCCTACTATAGATATGTTGACGATTACTATATCCTCTTCGAAACACAAGACCAACTGAAGGATCTTTTCCCTAGGTTTGTCAAAAGGTTGCGGGAATACGACCTTGCCTTAAATGAAAGCAAGTCATTTATTACGTTACCAAAACGGCTTCTTCGTGACGAGACGGAACTGGACAAGGCGTTTGCTAGAGCGAAGGCAGAGGCCGAGGAGTTGCTTACAGACTACGAGGAGGTCGAAGTAGAAGGAGATTATGGGTCTGAAAGTTACATCGAAACCGTAGAGACGGTGCCGGATCAGGAGGAAGTGGAACTGGCAGCTACTCACGAGATTTTCGATCGATTGGAAGAATTTAAGGGAGACGAACGTGATCGGGCGGAAGCGTTCTGCCTCGCATTTTTTCGTCGCGCTTCAGATCCTGCTGCCCTCGATTACGTACTCAGCCGATGGGCGAGGAGTCCGGACAAGGCCAAGGAGTATGCCCTGTACCTCAACCGGTTCGTAGCCGACGAAAAACATCGTCCCAAAATCGATAAGGCATTCGTCGATGCTGCGGAGCAGATGCTAGATTTTCAATGGGCTTGGGCTGCATTAATTGCGAGGCGAATGACGAAAGTGTCAGGCGAACTTTTGGCACTCGCAGCCAAATACCAATCGGATGGCGACCGTCACGAGGTGGTGAGGTCTCTGCTCACATACATTGTGTGTAGGCAGGGTTCTCCGGCCCGAAAAAAGGCGATCCGAGATGGTTATGCCGGGGCCCCGCTCTTGGTCCAACTAGCGACACTACACGCGAGTGGCGACTTCACGTCAGCCGAGCAGGCCGGTCTACTCACAACTGCAGAGGCCCACGGCGAACTGCAGGGATTGATGTGCGACGCTGTTCGAGCCGCTAAGAAAGCTGCGAAATAG
- a CDS encoding DUF4956 domain-containing protein produces MEETRMTAARLIGLLVIYYVGIGLLIYFALMIWPQLRESLPVGGVEQLISQPSKGPLEAQDTIKAENVGNMGESLFWLAVALVGAILCSIPVSRVYMAVRSGAEYDQSLVNTIIILPMVVTGIVIIVQNSLALAFALAGIAGAVRFKNSLKSSGDALFILCSVAIGLSAGIGAVELAATISIAFNFVFAFLWLTEYGERKGMKRYLADYDGVDEAAPPEPDKKKKE; encoded by the coding sequence ATGGAAGAAACGCGGATGACAGCAGCGCGGCTGATCGGCCTGCTGGTGATTTATTACGTCGGCATCGGCCTGCTGATCTACTTCGCGCTGATGATCTGGCCGCAGTTGCGCGAATCCCTGCCCGTCGGCGGGGTCGAGCAACTGATCAGCCAGCCGTCGAAGGGCCCGCTGGAAGCGCAGGACACGATCAAGGCCGAGAATGTCGGCAACATGGGCGAGAGCCTGTTCTGGCTGGCGGTCGCGCTGGTGGGGGCGATCCTGTGTTCGATTCCCGTCAGCCGGGTGTACATGGCGGTGCGCAGCGGCGCGGAATATGACCAGAGCCTGGTCAACACGATCATCATCCTGCCGATGGTCGTCACCGGCATCGTCATCATCGTCCAGAACAGCCTGGCGCTGGCCTTCGCGCTGGCCGGCATCGCGGGCGCGGTGCGGTTCAAGAACAGCCTCAAGAGCTCGGGCGACGCGCTGTTCATCCTGTGCTCGGTGGCGATCGGGCTGAGCGCGGGCATCGGCGCGGTCGAGCTTGCGGCAACGATCAGCATCGCCTTCAACTTCGTCTTCGCATTCCTGTGGCTGACTGAATATGGCGAGCGCAAGGGGATGAAGCGCTACCTCGCCGACTATGACGGCGTCGACGAAGCGGCGCCGCCCGAGCCGGACAAGAAAAAGAAGGAATAG
- a CDS encoding S46 family peptidase — protein MRPVARVAAFLAAVSIPISAVRADEGMWTFDAFPAAKMRADYGWAPDQAWLDKVRAAAVRLTGGCSASFVSPSGLILTNHHCISSCLQDLSSAKTDYLKNGFNAATRAAEKLCPGQQAEVVTQIRDVTAEIKHATGNATGAAAVKARSAASAALESAGCPDTKTTRCQVVTLYGGGQYKLYTYRKYSDVRVVWAPEAAAPQFGGDPDNFNFPRYSLDAAFLRAYENGQPVNTPQHLAWAPRAPVVGEATFVVGNPGSTQRLLTQDQLAFSREISAPMNVTLYSELRGRLISAMKQSPARYREGKDELDSVENALKVYLGRQRAFNDPAFMGRLAEAERDLRAKSANNAAIGNPWSDISTATAAYRTIYVPYRFIQPTSDLYSYAATLVRAAAERAKPNGERLPGYSDSALPLLEKQLLDSKPIVPWLEQLYLEWSLSKAREYLGADDPDTRLLLGKESPEGLARRLVTGTRLADPAYRRALWNGGQAAIEASKDPLIVYARKLDPRYRELTEDFDERYQGPVTAAQAKLADARFAAYGDTIYPDATFTLRISYGKVAGWTERGRAVPPVTLMGGTFDRATGAEPFALPRGFIAAKAKIDPNTVYDFVTTNDIIGGNSGSPVIDRNGAVIGAAFDGNIHSIAGNYGYDGTQNRTVVVSADAIQEALEKIYPAPNIVAELGGR, from the coding sequence ATGCGTCCTGTTGCCCGCGTGGCCGCTTTCCTGGCGGCCGTATCCATCCCGATATCGGCCGTTCGCGCGGACGAGGGGATGTGGACCTTCGATGCTTTCCCCGCCGCCAAGATGCGCGCCGACTACGGCTGGGCGCCCGACCAGGCCTGGCTCGACAAGGTGCGCGCGGCGGCGGTCAGGCTGACCGGCGGCTGCTCGGCCAGCTTCGTCTCGCCCAGCGGGCTGATCCTGACCAACCACCATTGCATTTCGTCGTGCCTGCAGGACCTGTCGAGCGCCAAGACCGACTATCTCAAGAACGGCTTCAACGCGGCGACGCGGGCGGCTGAAAAGCTGTGCCCGGGCCAGCAGGCCGAAGTGGTGACCCAGATCCGCGACGTCACCGCCGAGATCAAGCACGCCACCGGGAACGCGACCGGCGCCGCGGCGGTCAAGGCGCGTAGCGCAGCTTCGGCGGCGCTGGAAAGCGCGGGCTGCCCGGACACCAAGACGACGCGCTGCCAGGTGGTGACGCTGTACGGCGGCGGTCAGTACAAGCTCTACACCTATCGCAAATATAGCGACGTGCGGGTGGTGTGGGCGCCGGAGGCGGCGGCGCCGCAGTTCGGCGGCGACCCCGACAATTTCAACTTCCCGCGCTACTCGCTCGATGCCGCGTTCCTGCGCGCTTATGAAAACGGGCAGCCGGTGAACACGCCGCAGCATTTGGCGTGGGCGCCGCGGGCGCCGGTCGTGGGCGAGGCGACCTTCGTCGTCGGCAATCCGGGGTCGACGCAGCGGCTGCTGACCCAGGACCAGCTGGCCTTCTCACGCGAGATCAGCGCGCCGATGAACGTCACGCTCTATTCGGAGCTGCGTGGCCGGCTGATCAGCGCAATGAAGCAAAGCCCGGCGCGCTACCGCGAGGGGAAGGACGAACTGGATAGCGTCGAGAATGCGCTCAAGGTTTATCTCGGCCGCCAGCGCGCGTTCAACGATCCGGCGTTCATGGGTCGGCTTGCCGAGGCCGAGCGCGACTTGCGCGCGAAAAGCGCGAACAATGCTGCCATCGGCAATCCGTGGAGCGACATTTCCACCGCGACGGCGGCGTATCGCACAATCTACGTGCCCTACCGCTTCATCCAGCCGACCAGCGACCTCTACAGTTACGCCGCGACCCTGGTGCGCGCCGCCGCCGAGCGCGCCAAGCCCAATGGGGAGCGGTTGCCCGGATATAGCGACAGCGCTCTTCCGCTGCTCGAAAAGCAATTGCTCGATTCGAAGCCGATCGTGCCTTGGCTCGAGCAATTGTATCTCGAGTGGAGCCTGAGCAAGGCACGCGAATATCTGGGCGCGGACGACCCCGACACGCGCCTGCTGCTGGGCAAGGAATCGCCCGAGGGGCTGGCACGGCGGCTAGTGACCGGAACGCGCCTGGCCGACCCCGCTTATCGCCGCGCCTTGTGGAACGGCGGGCAGGCGGCGATCGAGGCGTCCAAGGACCCACTGATCGTCTATGCGCGCAAGCTCGACCCGCGTTATCGTGAGCTGACCGAAGACTTCGACGAGCGCTACCAGGGTCCGGTCACCGCGGCGCAAGCCAAGCTCGCCGACGCGCGCTTCGCGGCCTACGGTGACACCATCTATCCCGATGCGACGTTCACGCTGCGCATCAGTTACGGCAAGGTCGCCGGATGGACCGAGCGCGGACGCGCGGTGCCGCCGGTGACATTGATGGGCGGGACATTCGACCGCGCCACCGGCGCCGAACCCTTCGCACTGCCGCGCGGGTTCATCGCCGCCAAGGCGAAGATCGATCCCAATACGGTGTACGACTTCGTCACCACCAACGACATCATCGGCGGCAACAGCGGATCGCCGGTGATCGACCGCAACGGCGCGGTGATCGGTGCGGCGTTCGACGGCAACATCCACAGCATCGCCGGCAATTATGGGTATGACGGGACGCAGAACCGGACCGTCGTAGTGTCGGCCGATGCAATCCAGGAGGCGCTGGAGAAAATCTACCCGGCACCGAACATCGTCGCGGAGCTTGGCGGGCGTTAG
- a CDS encoding NUDIX domain-containing protein — MRRLIDPLARAAFTAAHKALKLGWFVRRPRTFGAHALALTSDRKAILVKLRYAPGWRLPGGGRGEDEDKAEAVLRELREEIGMTAHGRVRLSCELDEVTDWKRDLASLLVVEDVRYTPRRWSWEIERICEAELDDLPRDMSPRAARWIAAIRDAL, encoded by the coding sequence ATGCGCCGCTTGATCGACCCTCTTGCCCGCGCGGCGTTCACGGCGGCGCACAAGGCGCTCAAGCTTGGCTGGTTCGTGCGCCGCCCGCGCACTTTCGGCGCGCATGCGCTGGCGCTGACGTCGGACCGCAAGGCGATCCTGGTCAAGCTGCGTTACGCGCCCGGCTGGCGCCTGCCCGGCGGCGGCCGCGGCGAAGATGAAGACAAGGCCGAAGCCGTGCTTCGCGAGCTCCGCGAGGAGATCGGCATGACCGCCCACGGCCGCGTCCGTCTGTCGTGCGAGCTTGACGAGGTGACCGATTGGAAGCGCGATCTCGCTTCGCTGCTGGTGGTCGAGGACGTGCGCTACACGCCGCGCCGCTGGTCGTGGGAGATCGAGCGCATTTGCGAAGCCGAGCTCGACGATTTGCCCCGCGACATGTCCCCGCGCGCCGCGCGCTGGATCGCCGCCATCCGCGACGCGCTATAA
- a CDS encoding metallophosphoesterase translates to MVYRIVRVIIALFCALALGAVPAAAQRQAPARIVAIGDLHGDYAAWAAIAQAAKLTDSAGKWIGGTATLVQLGDFTDRGPDSLRIIRNLQQLQRESMTAGGRVVIVLGNHEAMNVFGDLRYTTPGEFAAFRDARSQARRERVYIANRRQIEAAARKDNPSMSPSAIRDEWLEKTPLGWVEHRAAWAPSGTIGRWATSNPAVVKIGETLFVHGGLSSQYAALGIDEVNRRVAAAMARAEAAPTSVLSDALGPLWYRGLVTRDPRVDGDAARALAGKPRLSQDDELTAVLAATGTKRMVVGHTPSLRGVIVSANGRLIRADTGNARHYGGQLAYVEIVGERVTTHNVARSGAPAQAGR, encoded by the coding sequence GTGGTTTATCGTATCGTTCGCGTAATTATCGCCTTGTTCTGCGCGCTGGCGCTTGGCGCGGTGCCCGCCGCCGCCCAGCGGCAGGCACCCGCCCGCATCGTCGCCATCGGCGACCTGCACGGCGATTATGCGGCCTGGGCAGCGATCGCGCAGGCCGCCAAACTGACCGATTCCGCGGGCAAATGGATTGGCGGCACCGCCACCCTCGTCCAGCTCGGCGACTTCACCGACCGCGGCCCTGATTCCCTCAGGATCATCCGCAACCTTCAGCAATTGCAGCGCGAATCCATGACCGCCGGCGGACGTGTCGTCATTGTCCTCGGCAATCATGAGGCGATGAACGTCTTCGGCGACCTGCGCTATACGACGCCGGGGGAGTTCGCCGCCTTCCGCGACGCGCGGTCGCAGGCGCGCCGCGAACGGGTCTACATTGCCAACCGGCGCCAGATCGAAGCGGCGGCGCGCAAGGACAATCCGAGCATGTCGCCGTCGGCAATCCGCGACGAATGGCTGGAGAAGACCCCGCTCGGCTGGGTCGAGCATCGCGCCGCATGGGCCCCAAGCGGGACGATCGGACGGTGGGCGACGTCCAACCCCGCGGTCGTCAAGATCGGCGAGACCTTGTTCGTCCACGGCGGTCTCAGCTCGCAATATGCCGCGCTCGGCATCGACGAGGTCAACCGGCGCGTGGCTGCCGCCATGGCCCGGGCCGAAGCTGCCCCAACCTCGGTGCTCTCCGATGCGCTGGGACCGCTCTGGTACCGCGGCCTGGTCACGCGCGATCCCCGCGTCGATGGGGACGCCGCGCGGGCGCTGGCGGGCAAGCCCCGGCTCTCGCAGGATGACGAATTGACCGCCGTCCTCGCGGCCACCGGCACCAAGCGGATGGTGGTCGGTCACACGCCCTCGCTGCGCGGCGTGATCGTCAGCGCCAACGGCCGCCTCATCCGCGCAGATACTGGCAACGCACGCCATTACGGCGGGCAGTTGGCGTATGTCGAAATCGTCGGCGAACGGGTCACGACGCATAATGTCGCAAGGTCAGGAGCGCCGGCACAAGCAGGGAGGTGA
- the uvrA gene encoding excinuclease ABC subunit UvrA translates to MLTHISVRGAREHNLKGVDVDIPRESLTVITGLSGSGKSSLAFDTIYAEGQRRYVESLSAYARQFLEMMQKPDVEHIDGLSPAISIEQKTTSRNPRSTVATVTEIYDYMRLLWARVGVPYSPATGLPIEAQQVSQMVDRVMALPEGSRHYLLAPVVRGRKGEYRKELAEWQKAGFTRVRIDGVFYEIDEAPALDKKYKHDIEVVVDRIVVREGIEPRLADSFETALKLAEGLAYLDPADPPSDAILVRPERSEAQSKGAGTDALRLRSGRTEAAEKSGMKLDYAPANRIVFSEKFACPVSGFTIAEIEPRLFSFNAPQGACPACDGLGEKLIFDEDLVVPNHALSIAKGAVVPWAKSNPPSPYYMQVLASLARAYGFDLHVPWADLPEEARRVILHGTGGKAVTLRFIDGKRSYEVKKAFEGVIGNLNRRMLQTESAWMREELSRYQSSRPCETCHGARLRPEPLAVKIAGEDISLSSRRSVADALAWFTALHTKLTPTQNEIAHVILKEINERLGFLHNVGLDYLHLDRTSGTLSGGESQRIRLASQIGSGLSGVLYVLDEPSIGLHQKDNDRLLETLKRLKSLGNTVLVVEHDEDAIRHADHVIDMGPGAGVHGGTVVCQGTLDELLACDTSITADYLSGRREIPLRETRRKGTGKFLTVTGATANNLRNVTAKFPLGTFTCVTGVSGSGKSSLTIDTLYAGTARALNGARIPCGPCEGIKGLEQLDKVIDIDQSPIGRTPRSNPATYTGAFTQIRDWFAQLPEAKARGYKPGRFSFNVKGGRCEACQGDGLLKIEMHFLPDVYVTCDVCHGQRYNRETLEVKFKGHSIADVLDMNVEEAADLFKAVPGIRDKMRMLQEVGLGYIKVGQQATTLSGGEAQRVKLSKELSRRATGKTLYILDEPTTGLHFEDVRKLLEVLHRLVETGNTVVVIEHNLDVIKTADHVIDLGPGGGVNGGEIVVTGTPEEVAAEAKSFTGQYLAPLLARASLKPKVVATKPRKPARSSRAKSRDLIDEEPNLIGAN, encoded by the coding sequence ATGCTGACTCATATTTCTGTGCGAGGTGCGCGCGAGCACAACCTCAAGGGCGTCGACGTCGATATCCCGCGTGAAAGCCTGACGGTGATCACCGGGCTTAGCGGCTCGGGCAAGTCGAGCCTTGCCTTCGACACCATCTATGCCGAGGGGCAGCGCCGCTACGTCGAAAGCCTGAGCGCCTATGCGCGCCAGTTTCTCGAGATGATGCAGAAGCCCGATGTCGAGCATATCGACGGCCTCTCGCCCGCCATTTCGATCGAGCAGAAGACCACCAGCCGCAACCCGCGCTCGACCGTCGCCACGGTCACCGAGATCTACGATTACATGCGCTTGCTGTGGGCGCGCGTCGGCGTGCCCTATTCGCCCGCGACCGGCCTACCGATCGAGGCGCAGCAGGTCAGCCAGATGGTCGACCGCGTCATGGCCCTGCCCGAAGGCAGCCGCCACTACCTCCTCGCCCCCGTCGTCCGCGGCCGCAAGGGCGAGTATCGCAAGGAGCTCGCCGAATGGCAGAAAGCGGGCTTCACCCGCGTCCGCATCGACGGCGTCTTCTACGAGATCGACGAAGCACCCGCGCTCGACAAGAAGTACAAGCATGACATCGAAGTCGTGGTCGACCGCATCGTCGTCCGCGAAGGCATCGAGCCGCGGCTGGCGGATTCGTTCGAGACTGCGCTCAAGCTGGCGGAAGGCTTGGCGTATCTGGACCCGGCAGATCCGCCCAGCGACGCCATCCTCGTTCGTCCTGAGCGGAGCGAAGCGCAGTCGAAGGGCGCTGGCACGGACGCCCTTCGACTTCGCTCAGGACGAACGGAGGCTGCCGAAAAGTCGGGCATGAAGCTCGACTACGCCCCCGCCAACCGCATCGTCTTCTCCGAAAAGTTCGCCTGCCCCGTCTCCGGCTTCACCATCGCCGAGATCGAACCCCGCCTCTTCTCCTTCAACGCCCCGCAGGGCGCCTGCCCCGCCTGCGACGGCCTCGGCGAAAAGCTCATCTTCGACGAGGATCTCGTCGTCCCCAACCATGCGCTGAGCATCGCCAAGGGCGCGGTCGTGCCGTGGGCCAAGTCCAACCCGCCCAGCCCTTATTACATGCAGGTGCTCGCCAGCCTCGCGCGCGCCTATGGCTTCGACCTCCACGTGCCGTGGGCCGATTTGCCCGAGGAGGCGCGCCGCGTGATCCTCCACGGCACCGGCGGCAAGGCGGTCACCCTGCGCTTCATCGACGGCAAGCGCAGCTATGAGGTCAAGAAGGCGTTCGAAGGCGTCATCGGCAACCTCAACCGCCGCATGCTCCAGACCGAATCCGCGTGGATGCGCGAGGAGCTGTCGCGCTACCAGTCGAGCCGCCCGTGCGAGACGTGCCACGGCGCCCGCCTCCGCCCCGAGCCGCTCGCGGTCAAAATCGCGGGCGAGGACATCAGCCTCTCCAGCCGCCGCAGCGTCGCCGACGCGCTCGCCTGGTTCACTGCGCTCCACACCAAGCTCACGCCGACGCAGAACGAAATCGCGCACGTCATCCTGAAGGAGATCAACGAGCGCCTCGGCTTCCTCCACAATGTCGGGCTCGACTACCTCCACCTCGACCGCACCAGCGGCACCTTGAGCGGCGGCGAGAGCCAGCGCATCCGCCTCGCCTCGCAGATCGGCAGCGGCCTCTCGGGCGTCCTTTACGTCCTCGACGAACCCTCGATCGGCCTCCACCAGAAGGACAACGACCGCCTGCTCGAAACGCTCAAGCGGTTGAAGAGCCTCGGCAACACCGTCCTCGTGGTCGAGCATGACGAGGACGCGATCCGCCACGCCGACCATGTCATCGACATGGGCCCCGGCGCGGGCGTCCACGGCGGCACCGTCGTCTGTCAGGGCACGCTCGACGAATTGCTCGCGTGCGACACCAGCATCACCGCCGATTACCTCAGCGGCCGCCGCGAAATCCCGCTGCGCGAAACCCGCCGCAAGGGCACCGGCAAGTTCCTCACCGTCACCGGCGCGACCGCCAACAACCTGCGCAACGTCACCGCCAAATTCCCGCTCGGCACCTTCACCTGCGTCACTGGGGTCAGCGGCAGCGGCAAGTCATCGCTGACCATCGACACGCTCTACGCCGGCACCGCGCGCGCGCTCAACGGCGCGCGCATCCCGTGCGGCCCGTGCGAGGGCATCAAGGGGCTCGAACAGCTCGACAAGGTGATCGACATCGACCAGTCGCCGATCGGCCGCACCCCGCGCTCCAACCCCGCGACCTACACCGGCGCCTTCACCCAGATCCGCGACTGGTTCGCTCAGCTGCCCGAGGCCAAGGCGCGCGGCTACAAGCCCGGCCGCTTCAGCTTCAACGTCAAGGGCGGCCGCTGCGAGGCGTGCCAGGGCGACGGCCTGCTCAAGATCGAGATGCACTTCCTGCCCGACGTCTACGTCACCTGCGACGTGTGCCACGGCCAGCGCTACAACCGCGAGACGCTCGAGGTGAAGTTCAAGGGCCACTCGATCGCCGACGTGCTCGACATGAACGTCGAGGAGGCGGCGGATCTGTTCAAGGCGGTCCCCGGCATCCGCGACAAGATGCGCATGCTGCAGGAAGTCGGCCTCGGCTACATCAAGGTCGGCCAGCAAGCGACCACGCTCAGCGGCGGCGAAGCCCAACGCGTGAAGCTCTCGAAGGAGCTGTCACGTCGCGCCACCGGCAAGACCCTCTACATCCTCGACGAACCCACCACGGGCCTCCATTTCGAGGACGTCCGCAAGCTGCTGGAGGTGCTCCACCGCCTGGTCGAAACCGGCAACACCGTGGTCGTGATCGAACACAACCTCGACGTCATCAAGACGGCGGACCATGTGATCGATCTGGGCCCGGGCGGCGGCGTGAATGGCGGCGAGATCGTGGTGACGGGCACGCCGGAGGAAGTGGCGGCGGAGGCTAAGAGCTTCACCGGGCAGTATCTGGCGCCGCTGCTGGCGCGAGCGAGCCTCAAGCCGAAGGTGGTGGCGACGAAGCCCCGCAAGCCCGCCCGTTCGTCCCGAGCGAAGTCGAGGGATTTGATTGACGAAGAGCCGAATTTGATTGGGGCGAATTAG
- the thpR gene encoding RNA 2',3'-cyclic phosphodiesterase, whose translation MHRLFVAIRPPDAIVDRLIDAMDDSPDFNWQSDEQLHLTLRFIGEVERPTANDLVAALAQIRAEPFALRISGVGRFERRNSGALWAGVEPRAPLAALAAKIERACQSVGLAPERRAFHPHITLARWKGRRTLELESFLERRKDLSSDPFPVDRFTLFESRLSKHGAHYESVADYALA comes from the coding sequence ATGCACCGCTTGTTCGTCGCCATCCGCCCGCCCGATGCGATCGTCGACCGGTTGATCGACGCGATGGACGACAGCCCCGACTTCAACTGGCAAAGCGACGAGCAATTGCACCTGACATTGCGCTTCATCGGCGAGGTCGAGCGGCCGACCGCCAACGACCTCGTTGCGGCGCTCGCCCAGATCCGCGCCGAGCCGTTCGCGCTGCGCATCAGCGGCGTCGGCCGCTTCGAGCGTCGAAATTCCGGCGCCTTGTGGGCCGGCGTCGAACCGCGAGCGCCGCTCGCCGCGCTCGCCGCGAAAATCGAGCGTGCCTGCCAGTCCGTCGGCCTCGCGCCGGAGCGCCGCGCCTTCCACCCGCACATCACGCTGGCCCGCTGGAAAGGCCGCCGCACGCTCGAACTCGAAAGCTTCCTCGAACGCCGCAAGGACCTGTCGAGCGACCCCTTCCCGGTCGACCGCTTCACTTTGTTCGAAAGCCGCCTGTCCAAACATGGCGCGCATTATGAGTCGGTGGCCGACTATGCTTTGGCCTGA
- a CDS encoding chaplin family protein, whose protein sequence is MRKMMIAAAAAVTAVATPAAAQVGNSQGLVAVQIQNVDILNNFLNDTQIAALNNIGLPITVQAPISVAANVCGTTVNALGALRKEGNATCNATSGSAALADVVQRQKLKQNK, encoded by the coding sequence ATGCGTAAGATGATGATCGCCGCTGCTGCGGCCGTGACTGCCGTCGCCACCCCCGCCGCCGCCCAGGTCGGCAATTCGCAGGGGCTCGTCGCCGTTCAGATCCAGAACGTCGACATCCTCAACAACTTCCTCAACGACACGCAGATCGCCGCCCTGAACAACATCGGCCTGCCGATCACCGTCCAGGCGCCGATCAGCGTCGCCGCCAACGTCTGCGGCACCACGGTCAACGCGCTGGGTGCGCTGCGCAAGGAAGGCAATGCCACCTGCAACGCGACCAGCGGCTCGGCCGCGCTGGCGGACGTCGTCCAGCGCCAGAAGCTCAAGCAGAACAAGTAA